A region from the Alosa alosa isolate M-15738 ecotype Scorff River chromosome 7, AALO_Geno_1.1, whole genome shotgun sequence genome encodes:
- the abcc10 gene encoding LOW QUALITY PROTEIN: ATP-binding cassette sub-family C member 10 (The sequence of the model RefSeq protein was modified relative to this genomic sequence to represent the inferred CDS: inserted 2 bases in 1 codon; deleted 2 bases in 1 codon) encodes MEGHSVVLGPADIISELCHTNIHDPLPVWRNGTFSPCFNQLVFGSVPYAAVAVISACYLSTPRCTYLEAHLSYGWGFRAASALLLGLLCIGDAVAVALLQDPDVYLDVLADGCAVIAWLVHFGAVVVLQRSAYRCTRGPPVLVVLVVLLIPNLVITLMAYVQNSDYLDLSQAWRVVRLALAVARAVFLLLYLSAFAVPCIRALRDPLSINASDLSPLLPREIGVGELVAEDGSGWLSRLLYLWLNPLLRQGERGELERPGDVFQLPQRLRTAAVHRRFRRCWEDCQKEATSASATRCRRRMEAPQPSGGSSLLNGSWTEPQEDAAALVVREEVEEDTEDVSLLRVLHRAFGLRYYSLGVLKLAASMLAFAGPLLLSGLVGFMESAXRPDAGGVACGRRLIASACSRAALFSNVFQVSKVSLEARAAVISAIYGKTLRVSGAALARFTLGEVVNFMSTDTDRLVNFFNSFHEAWSLPFQFALALYLLYLQVGVAFLGGLAVAILLVPLNKVLASRILDNNRHMLAHKDSRVKLMTEVLFGIRVLKFYNWEQHFAQKIGECRKRELSRLKALKYLDAVCVYTWAALPVVISILTFVTYVLLGNQLTAAKVFTTLALVGMLILPLNSFPWVLNGTLEAKVSLDRIQRFLRLRNQDLSAYYNKDAPEDPLSALELWQASFSWQSSDPDGTGMSTGHPPEGPTHTPGSPTGGLLLSSLNLSVQQGRLVAVVGKVGCGKSSLLAAISGELQRLGGSVYVAGRTEGLGLATQEPWIQHATVRDNILFGRDFDSAFYQAVIEACALSDDLNMLPNGDRTEVGENGVTLSGGQKSRLALARAVYMDKEIYLLDDPLAAVDTDVANHLMEKCILGILSTKTRILCTHRIEFLDRADVAVLMDNGTIIKIGSPNEVLPLVEAEPKDRKNDSNKKEKDDIGQENEQESSNELLPEEGPEDSGEEQKQVGGLAWSVYRAYWRAVGGALAVSILLSLFLMQASKNVSEWWLSHWISHLKSNSTGVGADVGLLPPPHSSPLLLLFSPGGLMSPMLLRETSSLANMSSDVKFYMTVYGSLAGANTLFTAVRAFLFAYGGICAATVIHNRLLDRILKATVTFFDTTPLGRVLNRFSSDMYIVDDAMPFVLNILLANVFGLLGMLVVMAYGLPWLLLPLLPLGVLYHRTQRFYRHSSRELKRLCSLTLSPVYSHFSETLAGLGTVRASGNGARFEAENEHRLEQNQRCLFASNAAMQWLDIRLQMIGVAVVTGISVIAVVQHQFKSIDPGLVGLSLSYALSITNLLSGLIFTYAQTEMQLVSIERTEEYSTTVPVEPQEGSQQVPPTWPQHGRVEFSCAVLTYRPGLPNALDGVNVEVLPGERVGIVGRTGSGKSTLFLALFRMQELNQGCIRLDGVDISQVALSQLRSKMAVIPQDPFLFSGSVRDNLDPCGQHADLHLLDALEQCHLDQVVRRMGGLEAEVGEKGKCLSVGQRQLFCLARALLTEANVLCIDEATASVDQKTDLLLQKTIRETFKDKTVLTIAHRLNTIMDSDRVLVMHAGKVVEFDSPAALSQREDSFFHRLLGGRGA; translated from the exons ATGGAGGGGCACTCTGTTGTTCTTGGCCCCGCTGACATTATCTCGGAACTCTGTCACACCAACATCCACGACCCTTTACCTGTGTGGAGGAATGGAACCTTCAGTCCATGTTTCAATCAACTGGTTTTCGGCTCTGTGCCCTACGCTGCTGTGGCTGTCATTAGTGCTTGTTATCTAAGCACGCCAAG ATGCACCTATCTCGAGGCCCACCTTTCCTATGGATGGGGCTTCAGGGCAGCCTCGGCCCTGTTACTCGGGCTTCTCTGCATCGGAGACGCGGTGGCAGTGGCCCTACTACAAGACCCTGATGTATACTTGGACGTCTTGGCTGATGGCTGTGCCGTCATTGCCTGGCTGGTTCACTTTGGAGCAGTGGTCGTCCTGCAGAGGTCTGCATACAGATGCACCAGAGGTCCCCCAGTGctagtggtgttggtggttcTGCTTATCCCGAATCTGGTCATAACCTTGATGGCTTATGTCCAGAACAGCGATTACCTTGACCTTTCACAGGCCTGGCGGGTGGTGCGCCTGGCCCTGGCGGTGGCTCGAGCTGTGTTCCTCCTCCTGTACCTCTCAGCGTTTGCCGTCCCCTGCATTCGAGCTCTCCGGGACCCGTTGTCCATCAACGCCTCGGACCTGTCCCCGTTGCTCCCCCGTGAAATCGGCGTGGGCGAGTTGGTGGCTGAGGACGGCAGCGGCTGGCTGTCGCGCCTGCTCTACCTCTGGCTGAATCCTCTGCTGCGGCAGGGCGAGCGGGGCGAGCTGGAGCGCCCCGGCGACGTGTTCCAGCTGCCCCAGAGGCTGCGCACAGCCGCCGTCCACCGCCGATTCCGCCGCTGCTGGGAGGACTGCCAGAAGGAGGCGACGTCGGCGTCGGCGACGCGCTGCAGGCGTCGCATGGAGGCTCCGCAGCCGTCCGGAGGGAGCAGCCTGCTGAACGGCTCCTGGACCGAACCTCAGGAGGACGCAGCCGCTCTCGTTGTGCGCGAGGAGGTCGAGGAGGACACGGAGGACGTCAGCCTCCTGAGAGTCCTGCACCGCGCCTTTGGGCTGCGCTACTACTCGCTGGGCGTGCTGAAGCTGGCGGCCAGCATGCTGGCCTTCGCCGGACCCCTGCTGCTCAGCGGCCTCGTGGGCTTCATGGAGTCGGC CCGGCCCGATGCGGGCGGCGTGGCTTGTGGCCGCCGCCTCATCGCCAGCGCCTGCTCTCGCGCTGCTCTGTTTAGCAACGTCTTCCAGGTCTCCAAGGTATCGCTGGAGGCTCGCGCCGCCGTCATCTCGGCCATCTACGGCAAGACGCTGCGCGTGAGCGGCGCGGCTCTGGCCCGCTTCACGCTCGGCGAAGTGGTCAACTTCATGAGCACCGACACAGACCGGCTGGTCAACTTCTTCAACAGCTTCCACGAGGCGTGGAGCCTGCCCTTCCAGTTCGCCCTGGCCCTCTACCTGCTCTACCTGCAGGTGGGGGTGGCCTTCCTGGGAGGGCTGGCGGTGGCCATCCTGCTGGTGCCTCTCAATAAGGTCCTGGCCTCGCGCATCCTGGACAACAACAGGCACATGCTGGCTCATAAGGACAGCAGAGTGAAG CTCATGACAGAAGTGCTCTTTGGGATCCGGGTCCTCAAGTTCTACAACTGGGAACAGCACTTTGCCCAGAAGATCGGCGAGTGCCGCAAACGGGAACTCTCCCGCCTGAAGGCCCTCAAGTACCTggatgcggtgtgtgtgtacacctgggCCGCCTTGCCAGTGGTCATCTCCATCCTCACGTTTGTCACCTATGTGCTGCTGGGAAACCAACTAACTGCAGCTAAG gTGTTCACCACATTGGCCCTGGTGGGGATGCTCATCCTCCCCCTCAACAGCTTCCCCTGGGTCCTCAACGGCACGCTGGAGGCCAAGGTCTCCCTGGACCGCATCCAGCGCTTCCTCAGGCTCCGCAACCAGGACCTCAGTGCCTACTACAATAAAG ACGCTCCGGAGGACCCCTTGTCTGCGCTGGAGCTGTGGCAGGCCTCCTTCTCATGGCAGTCCTCAGATCCGGACGGCACGGGCATGAGCACGGGCCACCCACCGGAGGGGCCGACCCACACACCAGGGTCTCCCACCGGAGGCCTGTTACTCAGCAGTCTCAACCTCAGTGTGCAGCAG GGCCGGTTGGTGGCcgtggtggggaaggtgggctgTGGGAAGAGCTCTCTGCTGGCCGCCATCAGTGGAGAGCTCCAGAG GCTCGGAGGGTCTGTGTACGTGGCTGGCCGGACTGAAGGGTTGGGTCTGGCCACCCAGGAGCCCTGGATCCAGCACGCCACCGTGCGGGACAACATCCTGTTTGGCCGTGACTTTGACAGTGCTTTTTATCAGGCTGTGATTGAAGCCTGTGCTCTTAGTGATGATCTCAAT ATGTTGCCCAATGGAGACCGGACGGAGGTA GGCGAGAACGGAGTGACGCTAAGTGGAGGACAGAAGAGCCGTCTGGCCTTGGCCCGTGCTGTTTACATG GACAAGGAGATCTACCTTCTTGATGACCCTTTGGCAGCAGTGGACACGGATGTTGCCAATCACCTCATGGAGAAGTGCATTCTGGGTATTCTCAGCACCAAGACCAGAATCCTTTGCACGCATCGCATAGAGTTCCTGGACAGAGCAGATGTGGCGGTTCTCATGGACAATGGGACAATCATTAAAATAG GCTCACCCAATGAGGTTCTTCCCTTGGTGGAAGCAGAGCCAAAGGATCGAAAGAATGATAGCAACAAAAAAGAGAAGG ATGACATAGGTCAGGAAAACGAGCAGGAGTCATCTAATGAGCTACTTCCGGAGGAGGGGCCTGAAGACTCGGGGGAGGAGCAGAAGCAAGTGGGCGGGCTGGCCTGGTCTGTGTACCGAGCCTACTGGAGAGCTGTGGGTGGGGCTCTGGCTGtgtccatcctcctctctctgttcctcatgCAAG CATCTAAGAACGTGTCGGAGTGGTGGCTGTCCCACTGGATCTCCCACCTGAAGAGCAACTCCACAGGTGTTGGAGCTGACGTGGGcctcctcccacctcctcactcctccccactgctcctcctcttctcccccggGGGCCTCAT GTCCCCCATGTTACTCAGAGAGACTTCCTCTCTGGCCAACATGAGTTCTGATGTAAAGTTCTACATGACGGTGTACGGCTCCCTGGCTGGCGCCAACACGCTCTTCACCGCTGTCCGGGCCTTCCTCTTCGCCTACGGGGGCATCTGTGCGGCTACGGTCATCCACAACAGGCTACTAGACAGGATCCTGAAG GCCACAGTGACCTTTTTCGACACCACACCTCTGGGTCGCGTGCTCAACCGCTTCTCGTCGGACATGTACATCGTGGACGACGCGATGCCGTTCGTGCTCAACATCCTGCTGGCCAACGTGTTCGGGCTGCTGGGCATGCTGGTGGTCATGGCCTACGGGCTGCCCTGGCTGCTGCTCCCGCTGCTGCCACTGGGGGTGCTCTACCACCGCACACAGCGCTTCTACCGCCACAGCTCACGTGAGCTCAAGCGCCTCTGCAGCCTCACGCTCTCGCCCGTCTACTCGCACTTCTCCGAGACGCTCGCCGGCCTGGGCACGGTGAGGGCCAGCGGGAACGGCGCCAG GTTTGAGGCTGAGAACGAGCATCGTCTGGAGCAGAATCAGCGATGTCTGTTCGCCAGCAACGCCGCCATGCAGTGGCTCGACATCCGCCTCCAGATGATCGGCGTCGCCGTGGTGACCGGCATCAGCGTCATTGCAGTCGTCCAGCACCAGTTCAAATCAATAGACCCAG GTCTGGTGGGTCTGTCTCTGTCCTACGCCCTCTCCATCACCAACCTGCTCTCCGGGCTGATCTTCACCTACGCCCAGACGGAGATGCAGCTGGTCAGCATAGAGCGCACGGAGGAGTACAGCACCACTGTGCCTGTGGAGCCTCAAGAGGGCAGCCAGCAG GTCCCCCCAACATGGCCGCAGCACGGTCGGGTGGAGTTCTCCTGCGCTGTGCTGACGTACCGGCCGGGCCTGCCCAACGCCCTGGACGGGGTGAACGTGGAGGTGCTGCCCGGGGAGCGGGTGGGCATCGTGGGCCGCACGGGCTCCGGGAAGTCCACCCTCTTCCTGGCGCTCTTCCGCATGCAGGAGCTGAACCAGGGCTGCATCCGGCTGGACGGAGTGGACATCAGCCAGGTGGCGCTCTCTCAGCTCAG GTCAAAGATGGCGGTCATCCCTCAGGACCCCTTCCTGTTCTCAGGCTCGGTGCGGGACAACCTGGACCCCTGTGGCCAGCACGCCGACCTGCACCTTCTGGACGCCCTGGAGCAGTGCCACCTGGACCAGGTGGTCAGGAGGATGg GGGGTCTGGAGGCGGAGGTGGGGGAGAAGGGGAAGTGCCTGTCGGTGGGACAGAGGCAGCTGTTTTGTCTGGCGCGAGCCCTGTTGACCGAAGCTAAC GTCCTTTGCATTGACGAAGCCACTGCGAGTGTGGACCAGAAGACTGACCTGCTCTTACAGAAGACCATCAGAGAAACGTTTAAGGACAAAACTGTTCTGACTATTGCACACAG GCTCAACACCATCATGGACTCGGACAGAGTGCtggtgatgcatgctgggaaggtgGTGGAGTTTGACAGCCCTGCTGCCCTCTCTCAGAGGGAGGACTCATTCTTCCACCGCCTGTTGGGAGGACGGGGAGCATGA